A window of Limosilactobacillus sp. WILCCON 0051 genomic DNA:
ATGCGCTTTGCTCACCAAAAAAAGATGGCGACTGATCCAGGGCGTGGGTCGGCAGCTGGTTCGCTAGTGGCCTACGTGCTGGAGATTACTGAAGTCGATCCCCTGAAATACCAGCTGCTTTTCGAAAGGTTCTTAAATCCAGAACGAGCTCAGATGCCGGATATCGACTTGGACCTGCCAGATAATCGGCGTGATGAGGTTTTGCAATACGTTCATCAAAAGTATGGTCATGCCAGAGTTGCTCAGATCATTACCTTTGGGACGTTTGGTGCTAAGCAGGCCGTCAGAGACGTGGGCCGGGTTTTTGGCATGCCGGTCTATGCCATCGACGAACTGGCCAGAGCGATTCCCAACCTGCCTAAGATTACGCTACAGCAGGCACTAAACGAATCACGGGCGCTTAATAATCTGCTCAGTGATTCGGCGCAGAATGCACTTTTGATGAAAACGGCACTCCGCATTGAAGGACTGCCCAGACACTACTCGACGCACGCGGCTGGAGTCGTCTTGTCGCAAGCACCATTGAATCAGCTGGTTCCGTTGCAAAACGGCAGCGATGGCCTCTTAATGACGCAGTTTCCTAAAGACACGGTTGAGGCGCTGGGACTTTTGAAGATGGATTTCTTAGGCCTGCGCAATCTGTCAATCATGGATTCAGCCCTGCGTTTGATTGAAAAAAGCCAGCCTGACTTTGACCTGCATCAGATCAGTCTCAATGATCCACTGACTTTAAAGCTGTTTCAAAAGGGAGCAACCGAGGGAATCTTTCAGTTTGAGTCCAGCGGGATTCGTCAGGTCTTGATACGACTGCATCCAGAAAACTTTGAGATGATCGTAGCGGTCAATGCTTTATATCGTCCTGGTCCAATGGATAACATTGCCCATTTTATTGCACGTAAGGAAGGGCGTGAAAAGGTCACTTTGCCTGATCCTTCATTGGCATCGATTCTGGCACCGACTTATGGCATTCTGGTGTATCAAGAACAGGTAATGCAGCTGGCCGCTAAAATGGCGGGCTTCACTTTAGGACAGGCCGATCTGCTGCGCCGTGCCATGAGTAAGAAAAAAGCCGACGTGATGGAACGGATGCGGGGACGCTTTATTAACGGAGCAGTTGCCAATGGCTATTCCAGGCCGGTTGCCGAACAGGTTTTTGAATATATTGATCGGTTTGCCAATTACGGCTTCAACCGCTCACATGCCGTTGCCTACTCAATGATGGCTTTTGAAATGGCTTATCTTAAATGTCACTTTGCGCCGGCTTTTTTTGCCGCGCTTTTAAATGCTCACGCAGGATCAGAAAAGATGCGGACCTATTTTGAGGATGCCAAATCATTTGGCGTTGTCATTGCCGGTCCCAGCATCAACTTTAGTCAGGCTGATTTTAGTCTATATCAGGGGCGCGTCTTGTTTGGCCTGTCCATGATCAAGGGCGTGCGTCGTGATCTGATCAGCGAGATCCTCCTAAAAAGAAAGGATGGTCAGTTTGCCAGCCTGGCTGATTTTATCGGCCGCATTGATGTCAGATTTAGAAAGCCTGAGCTGATTGCGCCGCTGATCTATGCTGGTGCATTTGATCATTTGGGCAGCAATCGCGCTGAAATGATTGATGCTTTGGCTGACTTAATCGAGGGTGCCGAGTTCAACCAGGCGCTTTCAGGCAGCGATACTTTTCAAACGATGATTCCGGCTCGTTCTGAGTATCCATTGGCCCAGCGACTGGAAAAAGAGCATGAGTATCTGGGCGTCTATCTGTCAGGACACCCGGTCAGTCAGTATCGATCATTGGCTGGTCAGCTGCACGCGGTTACGGTCGCTCAGCTAAGAGAAGGAATGAACGCGACACTGATTCTTTATGTCAGCCGCGTTAAAACGATCAATACTAAAAAAACGCGTCAGCCGATGGCATTCGTCAGCGCTTCGGATGAAACGGGCAGCATTGAGGTAACGGTTTTTCCCAAACAGTTCCAGCGTTACCAAGAACTGATCGCTGCGCGCAATGTCTTGATTATCAGCGGCCGGGTGGAAAATCGCAACGGCAGTCTGCAGCTGCTGGCCAGTCGCATTCAATTGGCTTCTTCTGCTGGTGAGCGCGGATCGGCGCCAGCCGAGACCCGCTGGTTTCTGCAGCTGAAAAAGAGTGTGCTGACGCCGCGCTTGACCGCTCAGCTGCAGGAATTTATCGGCAGTCACCATGGCAACGTGCCGGTGATGGTCTACTATCCCGAAAAGCGGCAGACGCGTCTGCTTCCGCGCAGTCAGTGGCTCAGTGGGGATGAAGCAACTAAAAAAGGGCTGATTGATCTTTTGGGAGTCAGCAACGTGGTCTATCAATCCACGCCGTAAAACGGTTTGTCGCCAGCGTCAAAAATAATTAAAGTGTTAGCGTTTTCTTGATGTAATTAGTAAAGACAACGAATTTAAAAAGTGCTATGATAAGTGTTGTGCAAATGAGGTGCGCAATGGCGCAGTTTCTGCATTAATGCAAAGGAGAGATGTCACTTATGAAGAAAACCAAGATTGTAAGTACCCTTGGTCCTGCAAGTACTGATGTTGACACGATTGTAAAGCTGATCAATGCTGGTGCCAACATTTTCCGTTTCAACTTCTCACACGGTGATCACCCAGAACACCTGGGCCGGATGAACAATGTTAAGAAGGCTCAAGAAATCACCGGTAAGCACGTTGGTCTGATGCTGGACACTAAGGGTGCTGAAATTCGTACTACTGTTGAAAAAGACGGTAAGATCGAATTCAATGCTGGTGACAAGGTTCGTATCTCAATGGACGACTCCATTGAAGGTACGCACGAAAAGATTGCTGTTACCTACCCAGGTCTGTACGACGACGTTCACGTTGGTGGCCATGTTCTGTTTGATGACGGTCTGATCGACATGATCATCGACGAAAAGGACGAAGCCAACCACGAACTGGTCTGCACGGTTCAAAACCATGGTCTGCTGGGTTCACGCAAGGGTGTCAACGCACCTGGCGTTTCCATCAACCTGCCAGGTATCACGGAAAAGGACTCCAGCGACATTCGCTTTGGTCTGGAACAAGGTATCAACTACATTGCCGCTTCCTTCGTTCGTAAGCCAGAAGATATCGAAGACATTCGTGCACTGCTGAAGGAAAAGAACATGGAAGACGTTCAAATCTTCCCTAAGATCGAATCTCAAGAAGGTATCGACAACTTTGAAGCAATCATGGAAGTTGCTGATGGCCTGATGGTTCCACGTGGTGACATGGGTGTTGAAATCCCAGCTGAAAACGTGCCATTGGTACAAAAGAAGATGATTCGTCGCTGCAATGAAATGGGTAAGCCAGTTATCACGGCTACCCAAATGCTAGACTCCATGGAAGAAAACCCACGTCCAACGCGTGCCGAAGTTTCTGACGTTGCCAACGCAGTCTTTGATGGTACTGACGCAACGATGCTGTCTGGTGAAAGTGCCAACGGTGACTGGCCAGTAGAAGCCGTTTCTACGATGGCTCGTATCGATGTTAAGGCTGAAAACAACCTGGACCTGTTTGGTACGGAAACGTTCAACTTTGACAAGAGCGACGTTACGGAAACGATCGGTTCTGCAGTTGCCCAAGCTGCTAAGGACCTTGACATTAAGGTTATCGTAGCCGCTACTTCTTCAGGCTACACGGCCCGCATGATCTCCAAGTACCGTCCAAACGCCGACATTCTGGCTTTGACGTTTGATGAACGGACTGAACGCGGTCTGATGATCAACTGGGGTGTTCAACCATACGTTGTTGACAAGCCAGCTGACACTGATGAAATGTTTGCTCTGGCTGCTAAGAAGGCAGTTGAACTTGGTTTTGCCAAGTCGGGCGACAAGATCATCGTGGTTGCCGGTGTTCCTATGGGTACGCCAGGTGCAACCAACCTGATGCGGGTTGAAACGATCAAGTAATCTTGATTATTTCATCCTCAGAAACCGTCTGTCATTTGACAGACGGTTTTTTTACTCCTTTGCTTTTATTTTGTCCTAATATTATGTAAAATAAGCTAGATACCCAACTGAGAAAATTAAGGATGATAAAATGATAAATTCAGCACTTGGCAAAGTCGTCGATGCCGTAATGATCGACGAAAACGACCATGATTATTTCGTACAGCCAGCACGCAACGGCCAAACCTATCGCCTGCCCAAGGATGAAAGCCCACAGGTTCTGCATATTGGCGGTTCCGTTCGCGGCTTTGTCTATGAAAATGAAAACCACCAGCTGCAGATGACCTGCCAGCATATTCCAACGATTCAAGTCGATCATTATGACTTTGGGACGGTTGTCGGTGTTCGTCGCGACTTAGGCGTTTTTGTCGATATTGGTCTGCCCAATAAAGATATCGTCGTGTCACTGGATGATCTGCCAAGTCTTAAGCATCTATGGCCGCAAAAAGGCGACCGCTTGATGATGGCGCTTAAGGTTGACGAAAAAAATCGAATCTGGGGCCAGTTGGCAGATGAAGGCGTTTTTGAAGCCATCGCCAACCGCCCGGATCCCCGGATGAAAAACAAGGATGTCAAGGCAACGGTCTACCGCTTGAAGATGGCAGGGACGTTTGCTATTACCGATGACTACTGCCTAGGCTTTATTCACCCAAGCGAGCGGGATCAAGAGCCGCGGCTGGGTCAGCAGGTCTCGGCACGAGTAATCGGCCTATCCAGTCATGGCAGTCTTAACCTTTCGCTAAAGCCGCGTGCCTACCAGGCAATTGGCGAAGATGCTCAGATGCTTTTGGAAATGCTGCGCCGGACGCCAGATCATACGCTGCCATTTACTGATAAGAGCGATCCCGAGAAAATTCGTCAAGAGTTCGGCATCAGCAAGGGCCAGTTCAAGCGCGCGGTAGGACATCTTTTGAAAGCTCGGCTGGTCAGCATGGTTAATGGCAAGCTGATATTAATTAAGGATCCAGATGATGAATAATGAATAAAGCACCGCTGCAGCAAGCCGCTGCTGATTATATTGAACAGCTGCGCACTGAACGGCGGCTGGCCCAAAACACTATTGCCAGCTATCAGCGCGATCTCCAGGATGCCATCCGCTATCTGCAAGATGAGCATACAGATTGGCAGGAAGTTGATCAAACCGCGATTCTGGCTTTTTTGGATCAATTAAAAAAACAGGGCGTGGCTCAAGAAACCATCAATCGTCATATCGTTAGTCTGCGTCAGCTTTATAAGTTTTTGCGCCAGACGGGTCAAGTCGACAGTAATCCGTTGGCACAGCTGACGACCGCGGCAGCTCCGGCTAAGCCGACGCCGGTTTTATCTGCTGATCAGGCTGCCAGTCTTTTAAGCATCCCTAATGTCAAAAATCGGACTGGACTGCGTGATCGGGCAATCTTTGAACTGCTGTACGCAACCGGAATGCGAGTCAATGAGCTGCTGAGTTTAAAAATGGCTGACGTTGATCTTAATGCTCAGCTGGTCATGCCGCATGATCGCGCTGGGCGCAGGCGAGTCGTGCCAATCAGTGATACCTGCGGCAATTGGCTGAAGCGTTATGTAAGCGAGGCGCGGCTGGAATTGATGCGAGATGATACCGATATCTTCTTTTTGAATAATCGTGGACGAGCATTGACGCGGCAGGCAATCTGGCAAAAACTGCGGGCGGCTGGCAGCCAGGCGGGAATTGACTTAGACGTGACGCCAGATGTCTTACGGGCTACGTTTGCCCATGAGATGCTGGCTAATGGTGCCGATCTAAGAGCCGTACGAGTGATGCTTGGTCATCAGTCGCTAAGTACGACGGAACGCTATGCACCAACTGCCGACGTTCATTTGGCTGCCCAGTACCGTCAGTATCATCCGCGATCAGCTGACAGGGAGGGATAGATGATGCTGGTACCGTATCGTAAAGATTATCGCAAAATCATTCTGGGTATTTTGTCATTTATTCCAGGACTGCATGACTATGACC
This region includes:
- a CDS encoding DNA polymerase III subunit alpha — translated: MEIVPLNVISTYSLLQSPLRPTELVQGAKSRGYRAVALADWNVMYGAIDFYNAAKAAGIKPLLGLRLHLKTMAMTTQGLEVLFLARTQAGYVNLMQLSTLKQTRAQGRFLTQQEIEPFLTDLDLILPAQPLTLDQTMIDQWLPALIEKTTRHCWLGVDLELDAIQREQIRQTARHYAVSLVAAPKIEYLENDDAFATDVLRHIDEGAKMTNPFFQAQNTISHALPTKERLQQAFLDSEFEDAAAQTAIIAQECNVEIKFQTPILPKFPTPNQQSAADYLKQLCLAGLKKRPLAAGYSPTDYEKRLQRELTTIHEMGFDDYFLIVWDVMRFAHQKKMATDPGRGSAAGSLVAYVLEITEVDPLKYQLLFERFLNPERAQMPDIDLDLPDNRRDEVLQYVHQKYGHARVAQIITFGTFGAKQAVRDVGRVFGMPVYAIDELARAIPNLPKITLQQALNESRALNNLLSDSAQNALLMKTALRIEGLPRHYSTHAAGVVLSQAPLNQLVPLQNGSDGLLMTQFPKDTVEALGLLKMDFLGLRNLSIMDSALRLIEKSQPDFDLHQISLNDPLTLKLFQKGATEGIFQFESSGIRQVLIRLHPENFEMIVAVNALYRPGPMDNIAHFIARKEGREKVTLPDPSLASILAPTYGILVYQEQVMQLAAKMAGFTLGQADLLRRAMSKKKADVMERMRGRFINGAVANGYSRPVAEQVFEYIDRFANYGFNRSHAVAYSMMAFEMAYLKCHFAPAFFAALLNAHAGSEKMRTYFEDAKSFGVVIAGPSINFSQADFSLYQGRVLFGLSMIKGVRRDLISEILLKRKDGQFASLADFIGRIDVRFRKPELIAPLIYAGAFDHLGSNRAEMIDALADLIEGAEFNQALSGSDTFQTMIPARSEYPLAQRLEKEHEYLGVYLSGHPVSQYRSLAGQLHAVTVAQLREGMNATLILYVSRVKTINTKKTRQPMAFVSASDETGSIEVTVFPKQFQRYQELIAARNVLIISGRVENRNGSLQLLASRIQLASSAGERGSAPAETRWFLQLKKSVLTPRLTAQLQEFIGSHHGNVPVMVYYPEKRQTRLLPRSQWLSGDEATKKGLIDLLGVSNVVYQSTP
- the pyk gene encoding pyruvate kinase produces the protein MKKTKIVSTLGPASTDVDTIVKLINAGANIFRFNFSHGDHPEHLGRMNNVKKAQEITGKHVGLMLDTKGAEIRTTVEKDGKIEFNAGDKVRISMDDSIEGTHEKIAVTYPGLYDDVHVGGHVLFDDGLIDMIIDEKDEANHELVCTVQNHGLLGSRKGVNAPGVSINLPGITEKDSSDIRFGLEQGINYIAASFVRKPEDIEDIRALLKEKNMEDVQIFPKIESQEGIDNFEAIMEVADGLMVPRGDMGVEIPAENVPLVQKKMIRRCNEMGKPVITATQMLDSMEENPRPTRAEVSDVANAVFDGTDATMLSGESANGDWPVEAVSTMARIDVKAENNLDLFGTETFNFDKSDVTETIGSAVAQAAKDLDIKVIVAATSSGYTARMISKYRPNADILALTFDERTERGLMINWGVQPYVVDKPADTDEMFALAAKKAVELGFAKSGDKIIVVAGVPMGTPGATNLMRVETIK
- a CDS encoding S1-like domain-containing RNA-binding protein, whose amino-acid sequence is MNSALGKVVDAVMIDENDHDYFVQPARNGQTYRLPKDESPQVLHIGGSVRGFVYENENHQLQMTCQHIPTIQVDHYDFGTVVGVRRDLGVFVDIGLPNKDIVVSLDDLPSLKHLWPQKGDRLMMALKVDEKNRIWGQLADEGVFEAIANRPDPRMKNKDVKATVYRLKMAGTFAITDDYCLGFIHPSERDQEPRLGQQVSARVIGLSSHGSLNLSLKPRAYQAIGEDAQMLLEMLRRTPDHTLPFTDKSDPEKIRQEFGISKGQFKRAVGHLLKARLVSMVNGKLILIKDPDDE
- a CDS encoding tyrosine-type recombinase/integrase, translated to MNKAPLQQAAADYIEQLRTERRLAQNTIASYQRDLQDAIRYLQDEHTDWQEVDQTAILAFLDQLKKQGVAQETINRHIVSLRQLYKFLRQTGQVDSNPLAQLTTAAAPAKPTPVLSADQAASLLSIPNVKNRTGLRDRAIFELLYATGMRVNELLSLKMADVDLNAQLVMPHDRAGRRRVVPISDTCGNWLKRYVSEARLELMRDDTDIFFLNNRGRALTRQAIWQKLRAAGSQAGIDLDVTPDVLRATFAHEMLANGADLRAVRVMLGHQSLSTTERYAPTADVHLAAQYRQYHPRSADREG